In Paenibacillus sp. BIC5C1, a genomic segment contains:
- a CDS encoding class I SAM-dependent methyltransferase has protein sequence MNNRERFSSRVDSYLKYRPSYPKEAIDYLYDVVGLRANSNISDIGSGTGMISKLLLERGSDVIAVEPNQAMREAAEQMLESNPKFMSTSGSAESTGLPDQSVDFIVCAQAFHWFDRSAAQIEFRRILRPGGKVILIWNSRLTNGTPFREEYNQLLHTYGTDYEKVNHKNISQNMLLSFFKESSMHEMRFRMSQEFDFEGLNGRLLSSSYSPFPEHPNYDPMMRELRNIFNRNNQDGLVEFDYETEIYWGEV, from the coding sequence ATGAACAACAGAGAACGGTTTTCGAGCCGGGTCGATTCGTATTTGAAATACCGCCCGAGCTACCCAAAAGAGGCTATTGACTATTTGTATGATGTCGTCGGTTTACGTGCGAACAGTAACATATCAGACATCGGTTCAGGTACTGGGATGATTTCAAAGCTGCTTTTGGAACGCGGAAGCGATGTAATCGCGGTCGAGCCAAATCAAGCAATGCGGGAAGCCGCTGAGCAAATGTTAGAAAGTAATCCGAAATTTATGAGTACATCAGGTTCTGCAGAGTCTACTGGATTACCTGATCAGTCGGTTGATTTTATTGTCTGCGCTCAGGCGTTTCACTGGTTCGATCGCTCCGCAGCCCAAATCGAGTTTCGCAGAATTCTGCGACCAGGTGGGAAGGTAATACTCATCTGGAATTCTCGTCTTACAAACGGTACTCCGTTCCGGGAAGAGTACAATCAACTGCTTCATACATACGGAACCGATTACGAAAAAGTCAATCACAAAAATATTTCTCAGAATATGCTGCTCTCTTTTTTTAAGGAAAGTTCAATGCATGAAATGCGATTCAGAATGAGTCAGGAGTTCGATTTCGAGGGTTTGAATGGCAGGTTGTTATCATCTTCCTACAGCCCTTTCCCCGAACATCCAAATTACGATCCCATGATGAGAGAACTGCGGAATATATTCAATAGGAATAATCAAGATGGTTTGGTTGAATTCGATTATGAAACTGAGATTTATTGGGGCGAAGTATAG
- a CDS encoding SDR family oxidoreductase has translation MRIFVTGAAGYIGTAVVRELISAGHQVVGLTRSESGAHVLESLGAEVACGVLEDLDILRSCAATSDGVIHLAFNHDFSIFAASLAADLRAIEAMGEALAGSGKPLVITAHANGKASEDAALSFIEQGVRASIVSLAPSVHGEGDKGFVPQLIRIAQERGSSAYIGDGSNRWPAIHRLDAAVLFRLAVESAPAGARLDGVHDEGITFRDIAAAIGRHVNVPVVSIPPEEAQAIFGFLGMVASLDLARSSEGTKELLDWEPVQQGLLADLEQGHYFTK, from the coding sequence ATGCGTATATTTGTTACTGGTGCAGCAGGTTATATTGGTACAGCCGTTGTCCGCGAACTTATCAGTGCGGGCCATCAGGTCGTTGGGCTGACCCGATCGGAGAGTGGTGCTCACGTATTAGAAAGCCTGGGAGCTGAGGTGGCTTGTGGTGTGTTAGAGGATCTGGATATACTGCGCAGCTGTGCAGCCACTTCAGACGGCGTTATTCATCTGGCATTTAACCACGATTTCTCTATTTTCGCCGCATCCCTGGCAGCTGATCTTCGCGCCATCGAAGCAATGGGAGAGGCGCTTGCCGGCTCCGGTAAACCACTTGTTATTACAGCACATGCGAATGGCAAAGCATCGGAGGATGCGGCACTTTCATTTATAGAACAAGGCGTGAGAGCATCGATCGTTTCGCTTGCACCTTCCGTTCATGGAGAAGGAGATAAAGGCTTCGTCCCGCAACTAATCCGGATCGCGCAGGAAAGAGGCTCTTCCGCTTACATTGGAGATGGTTCTAACCGTTGGCCAGCAATTCACCGCTTGGATGCGGCAGTTTTATTCCGGCTCGCTGTGGAATCTGCGCCTGCGGGCGCACGACTGGATGGCGTGCACGATGAAGGTATTACGTTCAGAGACATTGCCGCAGCTATTGGCCGTCATGTGAATGTGCCAGTAGTCAGCATCCCGCCTGAAGAAGCGCAAGCCATCTTCGGTTTTCTAGGCATGGTCGCGTCGCTTGACTTAGCCAGATCAAGTGAAGGGACGAAGGAGCTTCTCGACTGGGAGCCTGTCCAGCAAGGACTTCTCGCAGATCTGGAACAAGGACATTATTTCACGAAATAG
- a CDS encoding IS30 family transposase, producing MSYTHLSIIERSKLEILYQQGKSTRAIAKELGRHHATIGRELRRNTAEHPYGAANAQEGYVHRRKASVSAGKWNPELASRIEEKLQATWSPEQIVERLRQEGQAMVCFKTIYRWLYTGRLVNGVLAVLRHKGKRQKPAETRGKFAVGKSISQRPKEVRHRKTFGHWELDTVVSGRGKSKGCVATFIERKTRLYTAIRMPDRTALSMEIAFGVAASQYPIRAFQTATADRGKEFACYTSLEAVHGVRVYFADPYSSWQRGSNENANGLLREFFPKGTDFAQITDEALENALDFINNRPRKCLSWRTAHESFSEELSHLA from the coding sequence ATGAGCTACACACATCTTAGCATAATCGAGCGCAGCAAGCTAGAAATCCTCTACCAGCAGGGGAAAAGTACCCGAGCCATTGCCAAGGAACTTGGCAGACATCATGCCACCATTGGCCGGGAACTCCGCCGAAATACAGCAGAACACCCCTACGGCGCGGCGAACGCTCAAGAGGGCTATGTCCATCGCCGTAAGGCCTCCGTTTCCGCAGGGAAGTGGAATCCCGAACTCGCGAGTCGCATCGAAGAAAAGCTTCAGGCGACCTGGTCTCCCGAACAGATCGTAGAGCGTTTGCGTCAGGAAGGTCAAGCGATGGTATGTTTTAAAACGATCTATCGTTGGCTGTATACAGGCCGTCTGGTGAACGGTGTGCTTGCCGTTCTCAGGCACAAAGGGAAGAGGCAGAAGCCAGCAGAAACACGCGGCAAGTTTGCAGTGGGTAAGTCCATCTCTCAGCGCCCGAAAGAGGTTCGTCACCGGAAAACCTTCGGCCATTGGGAATTGGATACGGTGGTCTCGGGCCGTGGGAAAAGCAAGGGCTGCGTAGCGACGTTCATTGAACGAAAGACTCGCTTGTACACAGCGATTCGCATGCCTGATCGTACCGCGTTATCCATGGAGATTGCCTTTGGAGTAGCGGCTTCGCAGTACCCTATCCGTGCATTTCAAACCGCTACCGCGGACCGTGGCAAGGAATTCGCCTGTTACACCAGCCTGGAAGCCGTTCATGGCGTGCGGGTGTATTTTGCAGATCCCTATTCTTCTTGGCAACGCGGCTCGAATGAAAATGCGAATGGTCTCCTGAGAGAATTTTTCCCCAAGGGGACGGATTTCGCCCAAATCACAGATGAAGCTCTGGAAAACGCTCTTGACTTCATCAATAATAGACCACGTAAATGCCTGAGTTGGAGAACCGCTCACGAATCCTTTTCAGAGGAACTGTCGCACTTGGCTTGA
- a CDS encoding ABC transporter permease, which yields MQVKLAADAIPLSKKRKSWIRTIQKYKVMYALLLPALIYFAVFKYIPMAGILIAFKNYNLALGVWDSPWVGFKNFTDFMNGVYFWDIMKNTIVISLYKLLFGFSAPILLALLLNEVHNQWFKKIVQTITYLPHFLSWVIVYGLMVALLAPGDGLFNMILKESGFQPISFLTEPAWGRLLVIASEIWKDIGWGAILYLAALAGIDPSLYEAARMDGASKWRQLWHITLPGIRGVIILMLILKLSHILDAGFDQIFMFANTFNQEKIDIIDTWVYREGLERLKIGLATAVGLFKAVIGFGLVLAANKLAKKFDGQIW from the coding sequence ATGCAAGTGAAATTGGCAGCGGACGCCATTCCCCTCTCCAAAAAGCGGAAGTCATGGATAAGGACGATCCAAAAATATAAAGTGATGTATGCTCTCTTATTACCAGCCTTAATTTACTTTGCCGTATTCAAATACATTCCTATGGCGGGAATATTGATTGCTTTTAAAAACTACAACCTAGCTTTGGGCGTATGGGATAGCCCGTGGGTGGGATTCAAAAATTTTACGGATTTTATGAACGGCGTTTATTTCTGGGACATCATGAAAAATACAATTGTTATATCGCTGTATAAGCTGTTGTTTGGTTTCTCCGCTCCCATCTTACTTGCTTTACTGCTTAATGAAGTTCATAACCAATGGTTTAAGAAAATCGTACAAACCATTACGTATTTACCCCACTTTCTGTCTTGGGTCATTGTGTATGGATTGATGGTAGCATTATTAGCCCCAGGCGATGGCCTTTTTAATATGATTTTGAAGGAAAGTGGTTTTCAGCCCATCTCATTTCTAACGGAGCCTGCTTGGGGAAGACTGCTGGTCATCGCATCTGAAATATGGAAGGACATTGGATGGGGAGCGATACTGTACCTCGCTGCATTAGCAGGTATTGATCCAAGCTTATATGAAGCGGCTCGAATGGATGGTGCTTCCAAATGGAGACAGCTCTGGCATATCACTTTACCCGGCATTCGAGGAGTCATTATTCTGATGCTGATCCTTAAATTAAGCCATATTCTGGATGCTGGCTTTGACCAGATATTCATGTTTGCCAACACCTTTAACCAGGAGAAGATCGACATTATCGACACATGGGTATACCGTGAAGGGTTGGAGCGTCTTAAGATTGGCTTGGCTACTGCTGTAGGATTGTTTAAAGCTGTCATTGGATTTGGTTTAGTTTTGGCAGCAAATAAGCTCGCCAAAA
- a CDS encoding alpha/beta hydrolase, whose product MKFSMRLYGVIVGLITILLSWSQSFFINYLIPLGIVAMVVSVIHILVVKKHLNEKVYRAWLGISALFMATEILWMIFDKIGLFVVAQISFVITGFALFIFALGMHKKMNRSFKSLTLRISKWVLVLVLMLGTSILILFTATPKPVALYLQSSSGAENTYTAEPSTTTIIDGKYHLTTNIQYGEKYPRSFLNIITPDGPFDKERPTYFYVHGGGFIAGDSIGGDPNAGAASNTMLYHYELMVDHGYNVVTINYALAPEYIHPTPIKQLSEAVQYMQQNGKQYGINMNNVIFGGGSAGGFIAADFVTIQANPEYAKEMDINPVIELADIKALVLEVPILDFSRGHRTVTEDIVTDYIFAQSGSAYIGQPVVSADKDILQSLNVIPRTTSNFPPTFITDGNTGTFPDQAEDYYNRLKELGVKTDLYIPELNESKEVHGYMNTIDTKATRTYIQRKLAFLDSLD is encoded by the coding sequence ATGAAATTTAGTATGAGGTTATACGGAGTTATTGTAGGGTTAATTACGATCTTATTGTCTTGGTCACAGTCATTTTTCATCAATTATCTTATCCCATTAGGAATCGTAGCCATGGTTGTGTCTGTAATTCATATTCTAGTCGTTAAGAAGCACTTAAATGAAAAGGTTTATCGTGCCTGGTTAGGTATATCGGCTTTGTTTATGGCTACTGAAATCCTATGGATGATATTTGATAAAATTGGATTATTTGTAGTTGCACAAATTTCATTTGTAATAACCGGGTTTGCATTATTTATCTTTGCCTTAGGCATGCATAAGAAAATGAATCGAAGCTTCAAATCATTAACGTTGAGAATTAGCAAATGGGTTCTAGTCCTTGTTTTGATGTTGGGGACATCCATATTAATATTATTTACAGCAACGCCAAAGCCCGTTGCTTTATATTTGCAAAGCAGTTCTGGAGCAGAAAATACTTATACAGCAGAACCATCTACTACCACAATTATTGATGGCAAGTATCATCTAACAACCAATATTCAATATGGAGAAAAGTATCCAAGAAGTTTTTTAAATATCATTACACCCGATGGTCCATTTGATAAAGAACGTCCAACATACTTTTATGTGCATGGTGGTGGCTTTATAGCGGGAGATTCAATTGGAGGTGATCCTAACGCAGGAGCGGCTTCAAATACAATGTTATATCATTATGAATTAATGGTTGATCATGGTTATAATGTGGTGACGATAAACTATGCTTTAGCTCCTGAATATATACACCCAACACCCATAAAACAATTATCAGAAGCCGTGCAATATATGCAGCAAAATGGAAAACAGTACGGAATTAATATGAACAATGTAATCTTTGGCGGGGGAAGCGCAGGTGGATTTATTGCTGCAGACTTTGTGACAATTCAAGCTAACCCTGAGTATGCGAAAGAAATGGATATTAATCCTGTCATAGAGCTTGCGGATATCAAAGCTTTAGTATTAGAAGTACCCATTCTTGACTTTAGTCGGGGCCATAGAACCGTAACCGAAGACATCGTGACTGACTATATTTTCGCTCAATCAGGGAGTGCATACATTGGTCAGCCGGTGGTTAGCGCTGATAAAGATATCTTACAATCCTTAAATGTAATACCAAGAACGACGAGTAATTTCCCTCCAACTTTTATAACGGATGGCAACACGGGGACATTCCCAGATCAGGCTGAAGATTATTATAACCGCTTAAAAGAATTAGGGGTCAAGACAGATTTATATATTCCTGAACTCAATGAGAGCAAAGAAGTTCATGGATATATGAACACGATTGATACTAAAGCAACTCGAACTTATATTCAGAGAAAACTAGCCTTCTTGGATAGTTTAGATTAA
- a CDS encoding stalk domain-containing protein, giving the protein MNLKKKLSIFTTLAVLQAFAVGSVNAQSAPQDDTASVNTAKVESVEVLKKEQTIAESEVKTGSSNASSSIPSTKGKETGTLTGTESTPKTNIEKSAIDGGETTTKETSTGSTTIQDGSTEDVETPATPAQIEQPSIDGNSAVASGGNLTLYMNSNKMEQDGNTYLAGQPMTVKNGVSYVAIRALVDRVGYGVKYDNKTKETIIISGDNELRFKTNSTVYTVNGESRTMKGPAYQQKNTFMVPLTSITQALNITYKVNQSAKTVVLNLNTKPVASFVISQKEIFAGDKVDYVTSSSSPNGLDILDERWTGRQESFDQAGTYTISYQVQDSNGQWSDPYSMTIQVLNPNLPPVAMFTTDKEQYKMGEKITYIDQSTDDENSIDKTVWENNSLAFFEPGPKTVTLTVTDNHGATDTYSKVITITNETLYSFSDFNLLFTPVGQKFTFNGGEVTSMEKVPYTYTDEPSLLIRSNSPETVNTEGIVYKESSSGQTRFMIHHVNNTGKRVKMYVIATNNNSTPAVFEQQNMGFAGPTPYATVAGKLSIDKWFKSIQTGADQKKEVIQPGESKLILTELNKTPMKEGQVISLYSDAYSDYSLDYNVILVEENKDPFEALPMLPVLDRDGVHNRGTYPNATRIITYDQQVGAKPARLPLGDNSSDPNLVGTDPMAYTDASNAGNFGVLYKITLNNVAPRTLISFNPRGGKYSGVALVNNQVVPIADGNVAVSNSSEQSVLYRTGAYGESVTILFSAAPGSNLPVSLLFTPLPSEK; this is encoded by the coding sequence ATGAATCTGAAGAAGAAATTGTCCATTTTTACCACTTTAGCCGTTTTACAAGCATTTGCAGTCGGTTCTGTGAATGCGCAGTCAGCGCCGCAAGATGACACAGCGTCAGTAAATACAGCAAAAGTAGAATCGGTTGAGGTACTGAAGAAAGAGCAGACGATTGCAGAGAGTGAAGTGAAAACGGGTAGCAGTAACGCATCCAGCAGTATTCCGTCCACTAAAGGCAAAGAAACTGGAACTTTGACAGGCACTGAGTCAACACCTAAAACAAATATCGAGAAATCCGCCATAGATGGGGGAGAGACGACTACAAAGGAAACGAGTACGGGCTCTACTACGATTCAGGATGGATCCACTGAGGATGTTGAAACGCCAGCTACGCCAGCTCAAATAGAGCAACCATCCATTGATGGAAATTCTGCCGTAGCATCAGGCGGCAATCTGACGTTGTACATGAATAGCAACAAAATGGAGCAGGATGGGAATACGTATCTTGCTGGTCAGCCAATGACTGTAAAGAACGGCGTATCCTATGTTGCGATCCGTGCACTGGTGGACCGTGTGGGATACGGAGTCAAATACGATAACAAAACCAAGGAAACCATCATCATCAGTGGTGATAATGAGCTCCGATTCAAAACCAACAGCACGGTCTATACCGTAAATGGAGAGTCCAGAACGATGAAGGGCCCTGCTTATCAGCAAAAGAATACGTTCATGGTGCCGTTAACTTCCATTACTCAAGCTCTGAACATCACCTATAAAGTGAATCAGTCTGCTAAAACGGTTGTGCTGAATCTCAATACTAAACCTGTTGCAAGCTTTGTAATTTCCCAAAAGGAAATTTTTGCAGGTGATAAGGTGGACTATGTGACTTCTTCCAGTTCTCCAAATGGACTGGATATCCTAGACGAACGCTGGACAGGTCGTCAGGAATCGTTTGATCAAGCGGGTACATATACGATTTCATATCAAGTACAGGATTCCAACGGTCAATGGAGCGATCCCTATTCGATGACGATTCAGGTTCTGAATCCTAATCTTCCTCCTGTAGCCATGTTCACCACAGACAAGGAACAATATAAAATGGGTGAAAAAATAACATACATTGATCAAAGTACAGATGATGAAAACAGTATTGATAAAACGGTATGGGAAAACAATTCGCTGGCCTTCTTTGAACCCGGTCCAAAAACGGTGACACTCACCGTTACTGACAATCACGGCGCGACGGACACGTACTCCAAAGTTATAACCATAACCAATGAGACATTATATTCATTTTCCGATTTCAATTTACTCTTCACGCCGGTAGGACAGAAATTTACCTTTAACGGTGGAGAAGTAACTTCCATGGAAAAAGTGCCTTATACCTACACGGATGAGCCGAGTCTGCTGATCCGCAGTAACAGTCCTGAAACGGTTAATACGGAAGGAATCGTGTATAAAGAATCATCTTCGGGGCAGACCCGTTTCATGATTCATCATGTGAACAATACAGGCAAAAGAGTAAAAATGTATGTTATTGCAACCAATAATAACTCCACTCCGGCAGTATTCGAACAACAAAATATGGGCTTTGCTGGACCTACACCGTATGCTACCGTAGCCGGGAAATTGTCGATTGATAAATGGTTCAAATCGATTCAGACCGGAGCCGATCAGAAGAAAGAGGTTATTCAACCTGGAGAAAGCAAACTGATTCTGACCGAACTAAATAAAACTCCGATGAAAGAAGGACAAGTGATTTCACTCTATTCGGATGCTTATAGTGATTATTCCCTGGACTATAACGTTATTCTGGTTGAAGAAAATAAAGATCCGTTCGAGGCTTTGCCAATGCTGCCTGTGCTTGATCGTGATGGTGTGCACAATCGTGGAACGTACCCGAATGCGACTCGTATCATAACGTATGATCAGCAAGTTGGAGCCAAACCAGCTCGTCTGCCACTTGGTGACAATTCAAGCGATCCCAATCTGGTTGGAACAGATCCAATGGCTTACACAGACGCATCCAATGCTGGTAATTTCGGTGTATTGTACAAAATCACGCTGAACAATGTGGCTCCACGTACGTTAATTTCATTTAACCCTCGTGGAGGGAAGTACTCAGGAGTTGCTCTAGTAAACAATCAGGTTGTACCCATTGCCGATGGTAATGTAGCTGTAAGCAATTCAAGTGAACAAAGCGTTCTTTACCGCACAGGGGCATATGGAGAGAGCGTAACGATTCTTTTCTCTGCCGCGCCAGGAAGCAACCTGCCGGTTAGCTTACTCTTTACGCCGCTCCCATCGGAGAAGTAA
- a CDS encoding DEAD/DEAH box helicase codes for MNVVVKLIREFKERDTRRLLKDYRDKVELIRKRNLEAWDDQRLHAESLRLQEEARSGTPLDELLVDAYALVSEAAKRTLGLRPYDVQIMAAIALHERFLIEQHTGEGKTLSAVMPAYLNALTGEGVHVLTFNDYLANRDAEWMGPIYRFLGLTVSSVQAGMSLVDKREAYTKDITYVTAKEAGFDYLRDTIALNEADTVHRAFHYVIVDEADSLLLDEARVPLVISGDSSASKGDGVLFAEVARQLQPAEHYDFDEFQRNVYLNDAGAAKAELLLRCGNLYDSHNSHLLTSLNCALHVESLLKKDVDYIVRDGEIELIEEHTGRVAENRYLPDGLQAALVAKEGLQWKAGGRILGTITIQHFISLYSGICGMTATAHASAMEFEDIYALQVVRIPPNQPNIRTDHQHRVYTHKEAKYKALVQEISSVHKAGRPILIGTSSVEESDMLAEALAAASVPCQVLNAKNDAKEAEIIAKAGEIGAVTVSTNMAGRGVDIRLGGGNPTQAELVAKLGGLYVIGTHVNESMRIDNQLRGRSGRQGDPGSSVFYISLEDELMLRFGIHRLFRAPRQEEIVNDPALRSKIEHIQRVIIGQNFDIQRELNWYSDMVEDQRRILYEERLGILKGERVLSQSEQRVRLFYIDEFWADHLAYVSYIRESIHLESITSRNPIDEFHTQITQAFEQIPAKIDHESANMLRKLGGSNDPAKWEEFGLKSPISTRTYMINDQYSQDKRSSWTGTTVLAFWGSKILKLVLWPVYKLSKY; via the coding sequence ATGAATGTAGTCGTCAAGTTAATACGTGAATTCAAAGAGCGCGATACCCGGCGTTTGTTGAAAGATTATCGAGACAAAGTGGAGCTTATCAGGAAACGGAATTTGGAAGCTTGGGACGATCAGCGGCTGCATGCGGAATCCCTTCGGCTGCAAGAAGAAGCAAGATCAGGCACGCCTTTGGATGAGCTGCTTGTTGATGCTTATGCGTTAGTCAGCGAGGCTGCGAAGAGAACACTCGGATTACGGCCTTACGATGTCCAGATTATGGCTGCTATCGCTTTGCACGAGAGGTTTTTGATCGAGCAGCATACCGGTGAGGGAAAAACACTCTCTGCTGTTATGCCTGCTTATCTCAACGCGTTGACAGGCGAAGGCGTTCATGTGCTCACATTTAACGACTACTTGGCAAATCGAGATGCAGAGTGGATGGGTCCAATCTACCGTTTCCTCGGGTTAACGGTTAGCTCGGTTCAAGCGGGCATGAGCCTGGTCGACAAACGGGAAGCTTACACGAAGGATATAACCTATGTTACGGCTAAAGAAGCAGGGTTTGATTATTTGCGCGATACTATCGCATTAAATGAAGCTGATACCGTACATCGTGCTTTTCATTACGTCATCGTCGACGAAGCGGATTCGCTCCTTCTTGATGAAGCTCGGGTGCCGCTAGTCATTAGTGGCGATTCGAGCGCTTCCAAGGGTGATGGTGTTCTTTTCGCAGAAGTGGCCCGGCAGCTGCAGCCAGCAGAGCATTACGATTTTGACGAGTTCCAGCGGAACGTTTATTTGAATGATGCGGGTGCTGCAAAAGCGGAGTTGCTGCTGAGATGCGGCAATTTGTACGATAGCCATAATAGTCATTTGTTAACTTCATTGAATTGTGCGCTGCATGTGGAATCGTTATTAAAAAAAGACGTCGATTACATCGTCCGAGACGGTGAAATTGAGCTAATCGAAGAACATACCGGCCGTGTGGCCGAGAACAGGTATTTGCCGGACGGGCTGCAAGCTGCGCTGGTGGCGAAAGAAGGGTTGCAGTGGAAGGCCGGCGGGAGAATTCTTGGTACGATTACCATTCAACACTTCATAAGCCTGTATTCAGGAATTTGCGGAATGACGGCTACGGCGCACGCTTCAGCAATGGAATTCGAAGATATCTATGCGCTGCAAGTTGTGCGAATTCCGCCGAACCAGCCAAACATACGGACCGACCACCAGCATCGGGTTTACACCCATAAAGAAGCCAAATATAAAGCGCTTGTACAAGAAATCTCTTCCGTTCATAAGGCGGGACGCCCCATTCTTATTGGTACGTCAAGCGTCGAGGAGTCTGACATGCTGGCGGAGGCGCTTGCCGCTGCTAGCGTACCTTGCCAGGTTCTGAATGCAAAAAATGATGCGAAAGAAGCCGAAATCATCGCTAAAGCTGGAGAAATAGGCGCGGTAACGGTATCTACGAATATGGCAGGGCGCGGCGTAGACATTCGTCTCGGCGGCGGTAATCCCACTCAGGCAGAATTGGTTGCCAAACTGGGTGGATTATACGTGATAGGTACACATGTGAATGAAAGCATGCGGATAGATAACCAGCTGCGCGGGCGTTCTGGCCGCCAAGGTGACCCGGGATCTTCCGTGTTTTATATAAGCCTGGAAGACGAGTTGATGCTTCGTTTCGGCATTCATAGACTGTTTCGCGCTCCCAGGCAGGAGGAGATTGTTAATGATCCGGCGCTCCGCAGCAAAATCGAACATATACAGCGCGTTATCATAGGTCAAAACTTCGATATTCAGCGGGAATTGAACTGGTATTCGGATATGGTGGAGGATCAGAGGCGAATCCTATACGAAGAACGGCTCGGAATATTGAAAGGCGAGAGAGTGCTGAGTCAATCGGAGCAGAGGGTACGGCTTTTTTATATCGACGAGTTCTGGGCTGACCATCTGGCATACGTTTCTTACATTCGCGAAAGCATCCATCTCGAGAGTATTACCAGTCGCAATCCGATCGACGAGTTTCATACGCAAATCACCCAAGCATTCGAGCAAATTCCGGCTAAAATAGATCATGAGTCGGCGAATATGCTTAGAAAACTTGGAGGTTCGAATGATCCGGCGAAATGGGAAGAGTTCGGCCTGAAGAGTCCTATTTCGACTCGGACTTATATGATCAACGATCAATACAGCCAAGATAAGCGCAGTTCATGGACCGGAACGACCGTATTGGCTTTCTGGGGCAGTAAGATTTTAAAGCTGGTACTGTGGCCGGTATATAAGCTGTCAAAATATTGA
- a CDS encoding MarR family winged helix-turn-helix transcriptional regulator — MDMDRKQLEQHIDLYTQRAISISISMQSIQKNISKDSSVTPDQFNLLNVINTTDHCTSSFLAKALNVKKSSITAIVNRLTDKELIKREYNEKDKRVVWLELTEKGQHIVLEERQKILAVLMPLGNKLTVKELEELNQYLSVIDTQLNNIKKDMVKNEI; from the coding sequence ATGGATATGGATAGAAAGCAATTAGAACAACATATTGATCTGTATACTCAGAGAGCCATATCAATCTCAATTAGTATGCAATCTATTCAGAAGAATATTTCAAAAGATAGCAGTGTTACTCCAGACCAGTTTAATTTATTGAATGTCATTAATACGACTGATCATTGCACATCCAGTTTTTTGGCTAAAGCACTAAATGTCAAAAAAAGTTCTATTACTGCTATTGTGAATCGATTAACAGATAAAGAATTAATTAAACGTGAGTATAACGAAAAAGATAAACGAGTGGTCTGGCTTGAGTTAACCGAAAAAGGACAGCACATTGTGTTGGAAGAGAGACAGAAAATTTTGGCTGTATTGATGCCTTTAGGAAACAAACTCACTGTTAAAGAGCTGGAGGAATTAAACCAATATCTATCTGTGATTGATACACAACTAAATAACATAAAGAAGGATATGGTTAAAAATGAAATTTAG
- a CDS encoding MerR family transcriptional regulator: MKIQELADLMGLTPHTIRFYEKEGLLDSRHIQREKNNYRNYSDEAIERLRLIKKFQGIGCSLAELKTILQDHDTNARTNQEVIEWILQKINEIERKKEEYDHMLVTLNWMLTYRKLLNEDPQQAEAMMAELRLKINI, translated from the coding sequence ATGAAAATTCAAGAATTAGCAGACTTAATGGGTTTAACTCCCCACACCATTCGATTTTATGAGAAGGAAGGTTTGCTTGATAGCAGGCATATTCAGCGAGAGAAGAATAATTACCGCAACTATTCTGACGAAGCAATTGAGCGATTAAGGCTAATTAAGAAATTTCAAGGCATCGGCTGCTCGTTAGCTGAACTAAAGACGATTTTGCAAGATCACGATACGAACGCACGCACCAACCAAGAAGTAATCGAATGGATTCTTCAGAAGATCAATGAGATCGAGCGCAAGAAGGAAGAATACGATCATATGCTTGTAACTTTGAATTGGATGCTGACATACAGGAAGCTGCTGAATGAAGATCCACAACAAGCCGAGGCTATGATGGCTGAATTACGACTTAAAATCAACATCTAG